The sequence CGCGACCAGAAGCGGAACTGGCGAAAGTAGACCAGATCCCCGGTGCGCAGCCACAGCCACTCGACCACGACCAGATAGACGCCGAGGCCGATGGTGAGCGTGGGAAAGGTGATGTGGAAGGCGGTGGTCAGGGCGAATTGCAGCCGAGAGAGGAAAACGGGATCAGTCAGAAAGTCCATGGCGGCTCCTGTGCCTGCGGTCAAGGGCGCGGATTTTTGACGGCGACGCCGAGGATATAGAGCGACGATTCATGGTAGCCCGGCTGCAGGGACAGGCCCTGCGCGTCCATGACCGCCCGGAATTCGGGGCCGTGGAAGCGGTCCACCCGGGGATGGGCCAGCATAATGCGAAAAAGCGGATTGGCATAGAGCGGCGGATAGATCTCCTCGAAATAAAACGTCCCGCCCGGCCGCAACACCCGGCCGACCTCGGCCAGGCCGCGCCGCCAGTCAGGCAGGTGGTGGATGATGCCGAAGTTGACCACCGCATCGAAGGCCCCGTCGCGGTAGGGCAGGCGCTCGGCGTCGCCGTGAACGAAAAGGGCGAAGCGCCCCAGATCGCTTTTCGCGCGTCGGCCGGCGGCCACCTTGACCATGGCCGGGTCCACGTCGAGGCCGTGGTAGAGGCCGGGTTTGAACAGACGGGAGAAAATCCCCGCCCCGCCGCCGTCGCCGCAGCCGATTTCGAGCACCTTCGCCCCGGCGGGGATGGCCCGCGTGGCCCGGAAATAATTGACTTCGCGCCATTGGGCGATCTTGCGCACGAAGCTGCGGCAGTAAAACCGCTCCGGCCAGTTGACCTCCATACTCCCCTCTCCTTACCGCCGGACAGGCGTCATCATGCCATGTTGCATCAGACAGCCGGGGGCGATGTCAAGAAAAAAATCTGTTACGGCTACAACTTGCGTCCGGTGAAAATCCGGGCCAGGCCAAAGGTCAGGTCCGTGACCGAGCACGCGGCAAAGCCCGCCTCGGCCATTTGGGCCAGAAAGTCCCCGTCTTTCGGGAAGGCGTCCACGGACTCGACAAGGTAGCTGTAGGCATAGTCCGTACGCGAGAGGAAGTTGCCGAACGGCGGCAGGATGCGGTCGAAATAAAAGCGGTAGAGCGCCTTGCCGAGGCCATGGCGCGGCATGCCGAATTCCATGATGTGCATGCGCCCGCCAGGGACCAGCACGCGGTTAAATTCGCGCATGACCGCCACGCGCTCGGTGATGTTCCTGATGCCGAAGGCCATGGTCACGGCGGCGACGGCATTCTCGCCAAGGGGCAGCTCCCGGCAGTCGGCCACGCCGAGGGAATACCCCGAAACACCGCGCCGCCGGATCTTCTCCCGGGCCACGGCCAGCATGGCCGGGGAAAAATCGAGCCCCAGCACGCGCAACCCGGGACGGCGGCGGCGGATGGCGAGCGCCACCTCTCCCGTGCCCGTGGCCGCGTCGAGGACCAGGCCGTAGCCCGGCTCGATGGCGTCCACCAGACGCCTGCGCCAGTGGATGTCCACCCCCGCCGACAGGGCGGAATTCTGAAAGTCGTAGGAAAAGGCGATGTCCTCGAACATCCGCCGCACCTTGGTGTCGCGCATGCGTCCCTCCGCGAATGCAGGTCCTGTATATATCTGCCAGGGGCAACCTTGTCCTACGAAAGTTTCTTCCCGGCAACTCCCCTTCCACTTTCTCAAACACCACCCATGGAAAGAGAGCCTCTCGGCATACGTCGAGCCTAACCTCGTATGAAATTGAGGAAAGGGAGAGCACGAGAGGGGGCAACCCTTTTTAAAGGGTTGCCTCTCTCGCTTTCTCTTTCCGCCGTCCGCCCTCCGCTACGCGTGAGCCGGGGCGACAAGGCGTATCTTCTGCCAAGCCCCGCTTTTGTAACGCAAGGTCAGCACCACGGCCAGCGTGAGCACGTAGAGGAAAAACACGCTCCACAGGGCCACGATGCCGACATGGACGTAGGTCACGGCCAGCCAGGCCGGCAGGATCAGGGCCAAGACGGAAACGGCGGCCGCGGACAGCATGAGAAAGCGGGTGTCGCCCGCGCCGCGCAGCACGCCGAACCCCATGTGGATCACGATGTCGCAGCAGCCGATGGCCGCGCACCAGGCAAAAAGCGGCCGGCACAAGGCCACGACGCGGACAAAACCGGCATCATCCCCATGCGGCCGGAAAAACGCCGCCAACTGCTCCGGCAAGCCCAGAAAGACGACGATCATGACCGCCATATAGGCGGCCATCAGGCGCAAGGCGCTGCCGGCGGCGCGCCTGGCCAGATCCGGCCGTCCCGCGCCCATGGATTGCCCCACCACCACGGCCAGCCCCGAGGACAGGCCGAGCAGCGGCAAAAAGGCCGGCGTGTTGGCGGACACGACCAGACTCGTGGCGGCAAGCTCGGTGGTGCCAAGCCGGCCGGCCAGGGCGATGAAGACCGTCACCGCGAACATGTCGAGGAAAAACTGGGTCCCGCCCGGCGTTCCCAGGACCACGAGCTTGCGAAAAATCGCCGGATCCGGGCGAACGGCGCGGCGCACGTGGAAGAGCCGGTCGTTTTTCCGCGTGAAAATCAGGACGCCGTAGATGGCGGCCATCGCCCCCCAGGCGGCCACCGTGGCCAGGGCCGAACCGGTCACGCCCAGGGCCGGAAAGCCCAGACGGCCGAAAATGAGCATGTAGTTCAGCGGGATATTAAGCAGCGCACCGCCGAAATTGACCAGCATCACCGCCCGGGTGAGGCCCCGGCCGCTGAAAAAGGCGGCCAGGGAGGCCTCGAGCACCATGAGCCCGGCGCCGAGCATGAGCACCCGGAAATAGATTACTTCCAGCCGCCGCACCTCGGGCGCATGGCCCATGGCGTCAAAGACGGCCTCCGAGGCGAAGGACAGGGCGGCCAGGGTCAGGCAGGAGGCCAGAGCGAAATACACGCCCTGCCACAGCACCGCGCCGATGTCCTTGGGCCTGCCCGCGCCCACGTTCTGGGCGATGAGCACGCCGGCGTAGCCCACCGTGCCGAGAAAAAAGGATGTGCACAGGAAAAAAGCCGATCCCGAGGGCATGACTGCGGCCAGGGCGTCCTGGCTGTACCAGCTCAGAAAGAGCCTGTCGGTCAGATGCATGGCGGTAAGGGAAGCCATGCCTGCCAAAAGCGGCAATCCGACCCGCAGCACATGGGCATAGCCGCCAGGCCCATGCCAGCGTTTCATGATGACGACCTCGTGGGGCGACGCGATGGTGCGCCCCGGTTTGGACGGCGAAGGGAAGCAGCCGTCCGCGAAGCCGAGTAGAATGGCAAAGATGCGGCAACGCGTCAATGCAAAAGGCGGTCGCGGCCGGAAACCGACGCACCGGCAAGGCGGCAAAGCGGCAAGGCCCCGGGATCGCGCGCGCCGCAGGGAAAAAGCGCCGGCGGCGGCCCTGTGACGACATGCGCCCCAGCACACGGCCGGAGACGTCCCGGGCCCAGGCGCTATTCGATGTTTCGCGGAATCTTTTCCGCCGGCGGCCTGGCCGAGAGCATGGGGCCGGAGGAACCGGGCGCGGCCTTCACCCGGGCCATCATGGCCTCGTGGTCGCGCAGCACGGCGGCGAGCAGCGGCAGGGACAGATGATGGGCGGCGACGCGCGGGATGGCCGTGGCCTCAGTCTGGGCGCTGACCGGCTGATAGCCGGTCACGAAGCGGTAGGCAAACCCCGCTTCCTCGAGCATCTTGGTATAGGCCGCGTTGGTCGAGCCGTAGGGGTAGGCGAAATACTTGGTGTCGTGGCCGATCACCTTCCGGAAACGCTCCACGCTTTTGCGGATGTCCTCGCGGGCGAAAGCCGCATCCCGGGTCAGGCGGGGGGAATGGCTGTAGGAATGGTTGGCGAAGGTGACCTTGGGGTAGGTCTTGAGTTCGTCGATATCGGCCTGGGACAGCGTTTTGGGGCTGCCCGGGTTGCCCACGTAGGCCATGGGCAAAAAGAGCGTGAAGGGCAGGTCGCGGCGCTTGAGCTCCGCATAGGCGTCCATGACCGAAGACCAGCCGTCGTCGATGGCGATGACCACCGCCCCTTCCGGCGGGTTGCGCTTTTCGTCGATGCAGCGGACCAGTTCGTCCAGGGAAATGACCTTGTGGCCGGTGCGTTCCAGGTAGTCGAGCTGGGCCGCAAACGCCGCCAGGGAAATGGACATGGACGAGCGACCGCCGAAACTGTGGTAGACGAGGATGGTCGCGGCCCGAACCGGGACCGCCCCGAGGAGCAGCAGCAGGCACAAGACCGCCGACCCGGCGGCGACAAGCCTTTCGGCGCGCATGGGCACCCTCCCTGGAACAACCGCCGACTTCAACCTGGACATATTCCCGGCGCCGGCTCCCGGACATCCTGTCAAGGCGTGAGCCTACCGGAGGCGGCGTCTTCACGCAACCGCGCGGCCGCGTCCATGATCGTGTTCACGTACACCCGGCTGTGGTTGTAGGCGTAAAAAACCTTGCGCATGGCCTCGTCGGACATGCCCGTCTTCCAGCCCATGGCCCGCAAAATGTTGCCCAGGCTCATCAACGCGTCGGCGACGTCGAACAGGTCGGCCTTGCCGTCGCCGTCGCCGTCCACGGCGTATTTGAGCGCGTTGGAGGGCATGAACTGGCAGATGCCGATGGCCCCGTAAATGGAGCCGGGGATGGACAGCGGGTCCATGTTCTGGGCGTCGGCGTAGCGCAGCAAGGCCTTGAGCTCGCCGTAGGCCCACTCGCCCTTTTGAAGGGCTTTTTTCTCCAACCAGGCCCGCCGGTCGGGGGAAGGCTTCTCGTAGGCGAAGGCCGACTCGATGCGTTTCAGATCCTCGGCGGCGACAAGGCTCGACAGGTTGACCACGGCCACCCGGTCGCCGAGGTAGAGCCCCACCCGGGTTTCCACCGCCAGCAGCGCCACCAGGTATTCCTCGGGCACGCCGTAGCGTTGCCGCACCCGGGAGAGCGCCTCGCGATTGCGGGCGTAAAACTCCCGGGCCTCGCCCAGGCGCTGGGGCGTGAGCACGATATCGTGGACCTCCCGGGCGCTGAAGTCCGGGTAGGCGATGTTCTCCGGAGCGCGCACCGGATTCCTGGCCAGCTCCTCCAGCAACGATTCGCTGGCCGCCGGGTTCGGCGGCAGCCCCACCGCCGTCTGGTAGGACTTGATGGCCCATTTGGTCATGCGGTCCAACCGCCCGTCCACCGGGCCGGGATACCAGCCCAAGGCCGAAAGCCTGTTCTGGGTGTCGGCAACGATCCGCAGCCCGTACTTGCGCATGTACAGGGACGTGAGCTTGTCGGCCATGGCGTTTTGGGAAAAGGCCATCTCGGCCCGGGAATACAGCCGGCGCAGCCTGGATTCGGAAAAGCCGTCGGCCACGAGCCGGCGCACCACCGGTTCGAAGGCCGGGTCCACCGTGGAGGCGGCCAACGCGGCTAGAGCGGCCCCCAGAAAGACCGCGACCAGCGCCGCCGACATGGCGTATCCGTACCAGCGCGTCCGCAACCGCGCCATCCAGGCCGTATCCATCGCGCCCCCGACGCTCTCAGGCCGTCCGCGCCCTGGCAAAGGCCGGGGCGATCCGGGACAGGACCGCCACCACGACCAGGGAAAAGACCAGCCTTCCGACGAATGTGCCCCACAGGCTCGCGCCGATCAAGCACATTAAGAGCGTGTCCTCGATAAGCGCGTGGGACAGGCTCATGAGACTTATGGCCGAAAACACGTCCCGGCGTTCCACCTTGCCCTGCCGCACGTCGAGCAGGATCAGCCCCGAACCGTAGGCCAGGCCCATGACCAGCCCGATGACGGTGATGGTGGCGGCCGCCCGGCCGATGCCCATAAGCCGCAAAAAGGGCATGAGCGCCGTTTCGAAAAGACGCGTCACGCCAAGGGCCCCCAACACGCGCATGAGCCCGACCAGACTGGCGATGACGCAATAGATCATGGCCAGGTTCTTCACTTCGCCGAAGGCCCAGGCGGCCAGGCTCGCGTCCGCGGCCGAGGGGGTGAACAGCAGCGGCGCCGGCTCCGTAAAAAGGTCCAACCCCGAAAAAATGCCGTGAAGCAACGCGCCGCAGGCCAGCGCCGCCGCCAGTCGCAGCACCGCCTGGCCGGTGAACCCCACGCCGCATTTCTTGGCGATGGCCCCCTCGACGAAAATGTTGTGGGCCAGGAGCATCATGGTGGCGATGACCGTGGCCTGGGCGACGGTGAGCGGCTCCATGGTCGGGACCAGGGCGGCGTGCACGGCCAGAGCGGCGTAAAGGTTGTTGGCTATGGCCGTGGCCCAGGACAGGCCGCACTCCGGCGGCAGACCGACCAGCCCCATGACCGGGGCCAGGGGCTTGGCCAAAAGCGTGATCAGGCCGAGTTCCTTGAGAATCTTCACGCCGATCAGGATCGGCACCATGACCTTGAACAGGTCGAGGCAGATCCGGGCGGCGTCCTTGGCCACTTTCGCGGCCTGTGCGGGGAGTTGGTCGAGGCGAAATTGCATGGAGCGGTCGGCCAAAAGGGCCTTCGTTTTTTAAGGCATCACCTTGTTGTTGCGGCTTAAGGCGGCATAGCGCGTGAAGGCGGCGTCGGTCATCACGCCCGCGCCCACATACACGGCGCGCCAGTCCTCGGGCGAGAGGGCGACGCCCTCCATGGCGGAGGTGAGCTGTATGTCGTAGACCATGATGGTAAGGTATTCCCGGGCCGGGTCGCTTCCGGTCCTGGCGGCGGCCAGGGCGGCGTCGGTCGTGGCCTGGGCGGACCAGTTCCCGGTCCAGGAGCCCACGTAGACCTGCCGGGCATAGCGCCTGTAGGCGTCCGGGTCCTCGGGTTTCGGCGCGGCGGCCTTGGCTTTGGTCACCGCGGCGCGCACCATGGCCACATTGTCTTCGGTCAGGGGCATGGCCGCCGGAGCGGTCGGTTTCCCGGCCGGGCGGGTCCCGGAAAAAAGGCCGCAGCCGCCAAGGAGCAAGGTCGAAAGGACCAGAAACGCCGTCAAGGCCGTGCGCGCCATGGAAGCCTCCGGGAGATGCGATCCGTGCGGCGCGAAGAAAGCATGTTCCGGCCATTTTGTCCATGGCGGCGGGAGGGTTGCCGGCCCCGCCCGCCGCGTTTGGTCCCTACTTCTTGGACAGGGTGTCGAAGGCGCTCAGGATGTGGGACGAGTAGACGAAGGCCGCTCCGGCGTTGAGGCCTATGGCCACGGCCAGGGTTTCGAGGAGTTCCTCGCGGCTGGCCCCGGCGTCCACGGCGGCCTTGCTGTGCACGGCGATGCAGGTTTCGCAGCGCGTGGTCGCGGCCACGGCCAGGGCGATGAGTTCGCGGGTCTTGGCGTCGAGAGCGCCATGGGCGGCGGCCGCCTCGTCAAAGGTGCGTATGGCGCTCATGATTTTGGGATTGCCTTTGGCCAACTCGCCGAGATCCTGCATGGCGTCGCCAAGCAATCCCTTCCAATCGGTGGACATGCCGTAGTACTCCTTAAAGTCTTGCCGCCATCCGGCGGCGGTTGCCGGAAACGCGGACCCCTCCGCTTCCGGATTGGTCCGTGCTGGCGCAAAACCGCGCGCGGGTCAAGGGCGGGGCTTCAGCGGGGTCCGACCCGGGCCATGACCTTGGCCACGTAATCCCGGGTTTCGGGGATATCGGGGATGGGACCGCCTTTTGGGACGCGGCCGGGTCCGGCGTTGTAGGCGGCCAGGGCCAGGCGCACGTCGCCGTAGGCGTCGAGCAGCCGGCGCATGTAGCGTATGCCTGCCTCCAGGTTGCTTGCGCCGTCGAAGGCGTCGTCGAGGCCCAGATCCCTGCCGGTGTCGGGCATGATCTGCATGAGCCCGGCCGCGCCTTTCGGGGAGACGGCCCGGGTCTCGAAGCCGGACTCCACTTCCACCATGGCGGTCACGAGGCGCGGGTCCATGCCGCTGCGGCGGCAGTAGTAGCGGATGAAGGGAATGACCTTGCGTTCGTCCGTGCCGGCGGGCAGGCGCATGTAGTCGAAGGGCCTGTAGCGGTCGTTGAGCTTTTTGTTGCTGAGGTGGATGGAGCCCTTGGCGTCGCGGTATTCGTAGATGGTGTCGGCCCTTGCCTGTGGCGCGACGGCAAGGGCGGCCAGCACGAGGGCCGGAAGGAGGCGGCGCGGCGCGAACATGGCGGCCAGTGTGCGTGGCCGTGGCGAATTTTGCAAGCCGCTTCGGGGTTGGGAAGGAGCGAGAGGGGAAACCCTTTGAAAAGGGTTTCCCCTCTCGCGCTCTCCCCTTCCGAAACTTTCTTATGGGGTTAGGCACGACACCCATAGATCGTACATGTGGAAAGGGCTTGCCGAGGAGCATCATGAAACACGGGGGATTACCCGTCAGGTCGCGCTTAGTGGCGAAAGGCCAGGGCGAAGTCGTGTATGGCCACGGTCTGGGTCTCCGCGCCCGTGGCCTCGGTCCAGCCGAAGCGTATGGCGTCGAGTCTGGCGTGGTCGGCGGCGGCCAGGCGCACGGTGCTCGATACGAGGGCGGGCTCCGCCGTGTAGTCGGCTGTCACGTCGCTTTTTCCCGTGCCTGTCGGGTCGATCCAGGCCAGCACGGTGTAGACGCCCTCCCCGCTTTCGGTCGCGCGGTGGATTTCCACGCGCATGGCGTGTTCCTCGGCGTCTTCGAGCCAGTTCGCCCCACCGCGCGGTACGACCCGTTCCTGGTAGCCGGAGCTGGTCTTGTCCGGATTCCGGGGGGAATCCCCCGCGCCGTGGGTATTGTCGTCGCAGTTCGTTTCCGTCCCGCCCCAATAGACGATGGCCACGTGATTGGCGTTGGATTTGTCGCGCCGGGAATTGGACGACGCCGGGTTTCCGCCGCCCCTGTTCGGGTAGGTGTCCACTTCGATAGCCATTTTCGGGGCTTTTATGCCCTGCCCGCTGATTCCCGGGCCGGCATAGCCCAAATATTCGCCCATTCTGCCGAACGTCGGGCCGCCGGCGGCGGCCTCGGGATCGTTTTCGGCCGTCACTATGGCGAAGGTGAAGCCGTCTCCCCGCTCCTTGGAGTCGGAGGAATTGTCGTAGTCGTCGAAAGTGAAGCCGAAGGAGACGCGCAGGCCGCTGCCGAAGGCGCATTTCCCCGCGTCGCAGGCGGCCTTGCTGCCGGTGTACCACACGGCCGCGCTCGAGTCGGACGTTCCGCCGCCAAGGCGCACCCAGCCGTCAACGTAGCGGCTGGCGTATTGGGCCCACAGCGAAACCCATTCCGCATAGGAAAGACTATTGGACGCCTTGGAGGCATCGGTGCCAAAGACGAGGATGGCCTCCGCCACATTGGTGGTTTCGCCGAGGGTCGGGGCCTTGAACGCGTCGATATCGTTGGCGAAGGTGATGGTGGCGGCGGTTTGGCGGCGCATGGCGACGCGCACGTTGGTTTCGCGCGGCGAACCGGGGTCCACGGTGCCGATGCTGGTCACGGTCACCGCGCCGACGGCGTCCGGGCCGGACTGGGTGAGGGTGATGGCGTCGTCGCCTATGGAAAAGGTGCCGCTGCGGCCGTCTGCCCAGAAGTTGAGGCCGGACAGGGCAAGGTAATAGGCGCGCATTTCGTTTGCGCCGGCCTGTGTCGTGAGCACGGCATGGGGAGAGGTGAGGATGAGGCCCGCGGCCAGGCCGGAGAGAACAACGAGCGCGCCGACGGAGAAAAGGAGGGTGGAGCCGGATTGGGGAACAACCGGAATGATCGTTTCGGTATTCGATACAGACCCACCGTCACAATCCATGGCAACCACTCGCCGCAAAAGACTAAAAAAGCGGCGCAGGGCCAAAGGGGATACCGCTTTAAAATAATATACCCTCCAGCACCTCCTCTGTCATTTTAAAATAGCATCATATAAATAATAATATACGATTTATAAGTCTATTTATCAAAACACCTCATCGTTTCGAAAAGTACGTTGACTCAACATAATCCATATGTATATCCGGCCTCCCTCCCCATAAACCTGTAATATCTCCATCCGAACAATATAATGCACCTGTCATCCATGTTCCACTGCCCAATTTAACGCCAGTACCACCATAAACTGTCCCAAACCAAACACCACCCTGTATCGAAAACTTACCTGTTACATCAGCAAACAATTTACTAGCATACTCTTTATAAGAAAGATTCAAAGATTGTGGTAGTTTTGTTGTATTTTTAAAACACTTCTGTGAGCTCGTGGTTTTAATATACACGTTTTGCGGCGTAACCGTCATATCACCAGACACAAATATATTCACATAACCGCTGGATAAATCAAAACAAACATTATATCCCCAAGGAATCGTAAAATTTCTATATGAATAAGAATGATCATTTAAATCTTTTCCTGTAAACGTACATTGCTTATTAACACATAACTCATTGTTTGTTGCATCAAAATCAGTAGAAGTTGAAGGAGTTTCATGGCCGGGAAAAACCAATTCTGTAGTACAAGACTTTGGAGCAGCCACAGTTTCAATTACAACATTTTCATAATCTCCAGAGCCAGAAATATCCCCATACGAGTTCACATGCGCTGTCCCATAAATATGACCGTTGGTAGTATCAATCGTTCCCTGTGTATAAACATCCCCAGTAACCGATGCGTTGCTGTTAAATGTAACCGCCCCTACAGCTCTAACCGTGCCTACAACAGGACGCCCTATAACCACCCCCCCCTGTGAATAGACATCGCCATATAGAACGTTCCCGGATGTCGCTAACTCTATATCAGAATTTGAGCATATTTCTATTGGATTATCCACTGTTCCAACAACATTTTTAGTAACTGTAAGCATTTGTGTTGATGACGTAGACACAATAGAACCAGTTAAGTTTGATCCTTCATTCATATCTATTGTTGACGCTGCGATATTCCCATTCAAATCTCCACCAAATGAAATTGCCCCCTTTGCACCCAATAAATTCTTTGACAACCCGCTTCCACTTGGACCACCACCAGATGATCCAGTATAAGTGTACTTTACTCCCAAGACTGGATCTATTTTATAATTATATTTTGCATTATTTCCCTCAGCATCTACACTACCCACAATATACTCAATATCATATTCATTTTGTGATATAGTATTGTTTACAACTGAATATGTAAAGCCATCATTTGGCGAGATTGAATACGTTACAGCTGAAGCACCCTCCATCATATTTGCGACAAATTGATTAGCGTATAAACTATTTTCACTGGCTTTTTGCATCGATTGAATGAACTGCAACCCGGCATTGGCATTGTAATACGCCCGCATGCCGGCTTCCTGCTCCAGCTTTCCCCGCGACGCCGACGGGCTCATGAGTGACACGCCGGCCGCGACAGCGCCAAGCACCACAAGCGCCCCGATCATCCACAACAGCGTGGAACCGGATGACGACCTGGGACCTTCCCCAAACACATTGGATACGGCGCGGCGAAGTCGCTTCATGACATGCTCACTCGTCTTTAATCTTGTTCAGAGCCACCCGGGTGGAATACGCCTGCGAAAACCCCTGGCTTGGATCGTCCCCGACCATGGTAAAGGAGATGCCGATCAGCGAAGTGCCGCTGCTGTCGAAGGTCGTGGCTGCGGGAGCGGCATAGTTGGTATAATAGGTGAACCGCAGCGAATCGGCGGCGACGCCATCCGTCAGCACATACCCTGTTCCATTCAGGGAATACATAATCTTATCATCAGACTGCGATATAACAATCGCATCATTGTCAAGCGATGTGTTGTAGGAAATGGAATTCGTTCCCCCTGACGAAGACGCTGGCGTAAGATAGGTAAAATCGATCGTCATCCGCTGCAGGGCATTCTGGGCTTTCTGCACGGCGGCGGTCGAATTGCGCGCCATGGTGTAGCCCGAGACGAAATTGGTGAACATGCGTGAAGTCAAAAGCGCCATGACGCCAAGCAGCACCAGGACGAACACGACTTCGAGCAACGTAAAGCCGCCGCAACGACTTTTAGCGACACGTCGTTCGCCGCGCATCTCAATTGCCCCCCGGAATATTGCAATTCACAGTCGCCTTGTTGCTCCCAAAAATATAACTCAGGCTGACACTGGAACTGGCGTCCGGCTTGATGGTCACGAGCAGAAACTGATCGGCGCTGGAATTGGTGACGAATGTATTGGAGTCAGGACAAACGAAATTCTTGTTCGTAATGACGTAACTCGACCCGCTTCCGTGCATGGTCTGCACCTGGCCGACCGTCCCAAGCGCGGTATTAAATGCGCTCAAGTTACTATAATTCCCCTTTTCCTTATCCGATATCATGTTCTCCAGCACAAGCTGCAAGCTGGCGTCTGTCTGCAACTGCTTGACGGGAATATCCGTGCGCGTGATGCCCGAGGAAAAATAGGAAGCGGCAATCATCGCGACAATCCCGAAGAGCACGAGCGTCATGATGATTTCCAGGAGCGTAAAGCCCAGCGAGGA comes from Solidesulfovibrio fructosivorans JJ] and encodes:
- a CDS encoding carboxymuconolactone decarboxylase family protein encodes the protein MSTDWKGLLGDAMQDLGELAKGNPKIMSAIRTFDEAAAAHGALDAKTRELIALAVAATTRCETCIAVHSKAAVDAGASREELLETLAVAIGLNAGAAFVYSSHILSAFDTLSKK
- a CDS encoding lytic transglycosylase domain-containing protein; the encoded protein is MQNSPRPRTLAAMFAPRRLLPALVLAALAVAPQARADTIYEYRDAKGSIHLSNKKLNDRYRPFDYMRLPAGTDERKVIPFIRYYCRRSGMDPRLVTAMVEVESGFETRAVSPKGAAGLMQIMPDTGRDLGLDDAFDGASNLEAGIRYMRRLLDAYGDVRLALAAYNAGPGRVPKGGPIPDIPETRDYVAKVMARVGPR
- a CDS encoding class I SAM-dependent methyltransferase, whose product is MEVNWPERFYCRSFVRKIAQWREVNYFRATRAIPAGAKVLEIGCGDGGGAGIFSRLFKPGLYHGLDVDPAMVKVAAGRRAKSDLGRFALFVHGDAERLPYRDGAFDAVVNFGIIHHLPDWRRGLAEVGRVLRPGGTFYFEEIYPPLYANPLFRIMLAHPRVDRFHGPEFRAVMDAQGLSLQPGYHESSLYILGVAVKNPRP
- a CDS encoding MATE family efflux transporter; the encoded protein is MKRWHGPGGYAHVLRVGLPLLAGMASLTAMHLTDRLFLSWYSQDALAAVMPSGSAFFLCTSFFLGTVGYAGVLIAQNVGAGRPKDIGAVLWQGVYFALASCLTLAALSFASEAVFDAMGHAPEVRRLEVIYFRVLMLGAGLMVLEASLAAFFSGRGLTRAVMLVNFGGALLNIPLNYMLIFGRLGFPALGVTGSALATVAAWGAMAAIYGVLIFTRKNDRLFHVRRAVRPDPAIFRKLVVLGTPGGTQFFLDMFAVTVFIALAGRLGTTELAATSLVVSANTPAFLPLLGLSSGLAVVVGQSMGAGRPDLARRAAGSALRLMAAYMAVMIVVFLGLPEQLAAFFRPHGDDAGFVRVVALCRPLFAWCAAIGCCDIVIHMGFGVLRGAGDTRFLMLSAAAVSVLALILPAWLAVTYVHVGIVALWSVFFLYVLTLAVVLTLRYKSGAWQKIRLVAPAHA
- a CDS encoding L-type lectin family protein; amino-acid sequence: MDCDGGSVSNTETIIPVVPQSGSTLLFSVGALVVLSGLAAGLILTSPHAVLTTQAGANEMRAYYLALSGLNFWADGRSGTFSIGDDAITLTQSGPDAVGAVTVTSIGTVDPGSPRETNVRVAMRRQTAATITFANDIDAFKAPTLGETTNVAEAILVFGTDASKASNSLSYAEWVSLWAQYASRYVDGWVRLGGGTSDSSAAVWYTGSKAACDAGKCAFGSGLRVSFGFTFDDYDNSSDSKERGDGFTFAIVTAENDPEAAAGGPTFGRMGEYLGYAGPGISGQGIKAPKMAIEVDTYPNRGGGNPASSNSRRDKSNANHVAIVYWGGTETNCDDNTHGAGDSPRNPDKTSSGYQERVVPRGGANWLEDAEEHAMRVEIHRATESGEGVYTVLAWIDPTGTGKSDVTADYTAEPALVSSTVRLAAADHARLDAIRFGWTEATGAETQTVAIHDFALAFRH
- a CDS encoding lytic murein transglycosylase; its protein translation is MDTAWMARLRTRWYGYAMSAALVAVFLGAALAALAASTVDPAFEPVVRRLVADGFSESRLRRLYSRAEMAFSQNAMADKLTSLYMRKYGLRIVADTQNRLSALGWYPGPVDGRLDRMTKWAIKSYQTAVGLPPNPAASESLLEELARNPVRAPENIAYPDFSAREVHDIVLTPQRLGEAREFYARNREALSRVRQRYGVPEEYLVALLAVETRVGLYLGDRVAVVNLSSLVAAEDLKRIESAFAYEKPSPDRRAWLEKKALQKGEWAYGELKALLRYADAQNMDPLSIPGSIYGAIGICQFMPSNALKYAVDGDGDGKADLFDVADALMSLGNILRAMGWKTGMSDEAMRKVFYAYNHSRVYVNTIMDAAARLREDAASGRLTP
- a CDS encoding polysaccharide deacetylase family protein — its product is MRAERLVAAGSAVLCLLLLLGAVPVRAATILVYHSFGGRSSMSISLAAFAAQLDYLERTGHKVISLDELVRCIDEKRNPPEGAVVIAIDDGWSSVMDAYAELKRRDLPFTLFLPMAYVGNPGSPKTLSQADIDELKTYPKVTFANHSYSHSPRLTRDAAFAREDIRKSVERFRKVIGHDTKYFAYPYGSTNAAYTKMLEEAGFAYRFVTGYQPVSAQTEATAIPRVAAHHLSLPLLAAVLRDHEAMMARVKAAPGSSGPMLSARPPAEKIPRNIE
- a CDS encoding ubiquinone/menaquinone biosynthesis methyltransferase; amino-acid sequence: MRDTKVRRMFEDIAFSYDFQNSALSAGVDIHWRRRLVDAIEPGYGLVLDAATGTGEVALAIRRRRPGLRVLGLDFSPAMLAVAREKIRRRGVSGYSLGVADCRELPLGENAVAAVTMAFGIRNITERVAVMREFNRVLVPGGRMHIMEFGMPRHGLGKALYRFYFDRILPPFGNFLSRTDYAYSYLVESVDAFPKDGDFLAQMAEAGFAACSVTDLTFGLARIFTGRKL
- a CDS encoding nucleoside recognition domain-containing protein translates to MQFRLDQLPAQAAKVAKDAARICLDLFKVMVPILIGVKILKELGLITLLAKPLAPVMGLVGLPPECGLSWATAIANNLYAALAVHAALVPTMEPLTVAQATVIATMMLLAHNIFVEGAIAKKCGVGFTGQAVLRLAAALACGALLHGIFSGLDLFTEPAPLLFTPSAADASLAAWAFGEVKNLAMIYCVIASLVGLMRVLGALGVTRLFETALMPFLRLMGIGRAAATITVIGLVMGLAYGSGLILLDVRQGKVERRDVFSAISLMSLSHALIEDTLLMCLIGASLWGTFVGRLVFSLVVVAVLSRIAPAFARARTA